One genomic segment of Acidobacteriota bacterium includes these proteins:
- a CDS encoding aminotransferase class V-fold PLP-dependent enzyme, with product MDELYLFRREFPVIARWYYFNHAAVSPLPTRARERMEKHLEEANLNGAVNWRKWEEMVEKTRALAAKLLNASSSEIAFVKNTSEGLNFVAQGIDWEEGDNIVVPRMEFPANRYPWMNLEDKGVEVRFLPGERITVDDIARAIDPRTRLVAISFVQYQNGFRAPLAEISKLCREKGILLAVDAIQGLGALKLDLSETPIDFLSADAHKWLLGPEGIGIFYCAKRALDKIKVRLVGWMSVEDYFNFSSFEMKLHNNARRFECGTPNRVGIAGLSASLEILLEAGIERIEKKIIRLTDWLVAELMERGYQVVSPRGEGEKSGIVSFKSPKHRSEEIVSLLFEHKVVVSGRGGVVRVSPHFYNTENDLSELLNNLPRL from the coding sequence ATGGATGAGTTATACCTCTTTAGACGGGAATTCCCGGTAATAGCTCGGTGGTACTACTTCAACCACGCAGCGGTATCCCCCCTTCCCACCAGAGCGAGAGAGAGGATGGAGAAGCATCTCGAGGAGGCAAACCTCAATGGCGCGGTCAACTGGAGAAAATGGGAAGAGATGGTGGAGAAAACAAGGGCACTCGCCGCCAAACTGCTGAATGCCTCCTCCTCGGAGATCGCCTTCGTCAAGAACACCTCAGAGGGGCTCAACTTCGTAGCCCAGGGGATAGATTGGGAGGAGGGGGATAATATCGTCGTTCCAAGGATGGAATTTCCCGCCAATCGCTATCCCTGGATGAATCTGGAGGATAAGGGGGTAGAGGTTCGGTTTCTCCCTGGGGAGAGGATCACCGTCGATGACATCGCCCGGGCTATCGACCCCCGGACCAGGCTCGTCGCCATCAGCTTCGTTCAATACCAAAACGGCTTCCGCGCTCCCTTGGCAGAGATATCGAAGCTCTGTCGGGAGAAGGGTATCCTCCTCGCGGTGGACGCCATCCAGGGTTTAGGGGCGCTCAAGCTCGATCTCTCTGAGACACCGATCGATTTCCTCTCCGCCGATGCCCATAAGTGGCTGCTCGGTCCCGAGGGAATCGGGATATTCTACTGTGCAAAAAGAGCCCTCGATAAGATCAAGGTCCGCTTAGTGGGTTGGATGAGTGTGGAGGACTATTTCAACTTCTCCTCCTTCGAGATGAAACTTCACAATAACGCCCGACGATTCGAATGCGGAACCCCAAACCGGGTGGGGATCGCTGGCCTTTCCGCTTCGCTCGAGATCCTCCTCGAAGCGGGGATAGAGAGGATAGAGAAAAAGATAATAAGGCTCACCGATTGGCTGGTAGCAGAGCTTATGGAGCGAGGCTACCAGGTGGTAAGCCCCCGGGGCGAGGGGGAGAAGTCGGGCATCGTCTCCTTCAAAAGCCCAAAGCATAGGAGCGAGGAGATAGTCTCACTTCTCTTCGAGCACAAGGTGGTGGTTTCAGGAAGGGGCGGAGTAGTTAGGGTTTCCCCTCACTTCTACAATACGGAAAACGACCTTTCTGAACTGCTCAATAACCTACCGAGGCTCTAA
- a CDS encoding amino acid racemase: protein MKKRFKVIGILGGMGPQATIDLYQAIINKTPATRDQEHIPTIIFSYPQVPDRTEAIVGEGESPVPYLIEGARLLERAGADFILIPCNTAHHFLPEVEKEVAIPIVNMIIETRDYILREKPGIKRVGLLATTGTIRAKVYHRVFEEKGIEILTPNERSQEELVMRAIYQYVKKSGDIPPAKKLLIEAGRKLIALGSEVIIMGCTEVPLALEPQDLPVLLVDPKEVIAELAVRMALSP from the coding sequence ATGAAGAAGCGGTTCAAGGTGATCGGCATACTCGGGGGGATGGGACCGCAGGCGACCATCGACCTCTATCAGGCGATCATCAACAAGACCCCTGCCACCCGCGATCAGGAACACATCCCCACTATAATCTTCAGTTATCCTCAGGTACCGGATAGGACCGAGGCGATAGTCGGAGAAGGGGAAAGCCCTGTCCCCTATCTCATCGAAGGGGCAAGGCTCCTTGAGCGAGCAGGGGCTGATTTCATCCTTATCCCCTGTAATACCGCCCATCATTTCCTCCCCGAGGTGGAAAAAGAGGTGGCGATCCCCATCGTCAATATGATCATCGAGACGAGGGATTACATCCTTAGGGAGAAGCCGGGTATAAAGAGGGTAGGTCTTCTCGCCACCACCGGGACGATAAGAGCCAAAGTGTATCACCGCGTTTTTGAGGAGAAGGGGATCGAGATCCTCACCCCGAACGAACGCTCCCAGGAGGAGCTGGTGATGCGGGCGATATACCAATATGTGAAGAAGAGCGGTGATATCCCTCCAGCAAAGAAGTTACTTATCGAGGCAGGAAGGAAGCTCATCGCCTTAGGCAGTGAGGTTATAATAATGGGCTGTACCGAGGTACCGTTAGCCCTCGAGCCTCAGGATCTTCCCGTTCTACTCGTCGATCCCAAGGAGGTGATCGCCGAGCTGGCGGTGAGGATGGCGCTTTCCCCTTAG
- a CDS encoding SDR family oxidoreductase: MEGKTVLITGGAGFLGSHLAEFLLKKGYRVICMDNLITGSLDNISHLEGKENFLFIKHDVTKEIRIEEDIHYILHFASPASPLDYLELPIQTLKVGSLGTHNTLGLAKKKRAVFLLASTSEVYGDPLVHPQPESYWGNVNPIGPRGVYDEAKRFAEALTMAYHRVHKIDTKIARIFNTYGPRMRTHDGRAIPNFITQALKGEEITVFGDGSQTRSFCYISDMVEGIYRLMFSDYNLPVNLGNPNEMSILDLAKVIIKLTKTKSKIRFLPLPQDDPKVRQPDISTARKELGWEPKVPLEKGLKETIKYFRSVLDR, from the coding sequence ATGGAAGGTAAAACTGTTCTTATAACCGGGGGAGCGGGATTTCTTGGGTCCCATCTCGCCGAGTTTCTCCTTAAGAAGGGGTATCGGGTCATCTGTATGGACAATCTTATTACCGGCTCACTCGATAACATCTCTCATCTTGAAGGGAAGGAGAACTTCCTTTTTATAAAGCATGATGTGACCAAAGAGATAAGGATCGAGGAGGATATCCATTACATCCTCCACTTCGCTTCTCCCGCCTCCCCCCTCGATTACCTGGAGCTTCCCATTCAAACCCTTAAGGTTGGGTCATTGGGCACCCACAACACCTTGGGGCTTGCCAAGAAGAAGAGAGCGGTTTTCCTCCTTGCCTCCACCTCCGAGGTGTATGGGGACCCACTGGTCCATCCCCAGCCGGAGAGCTACTGGGGAAATGTCAACCCAATTGGACCTCGAGGCGTTTACGATGAGGCAAAGAGGTTCGCTGAAGCCCTTACTATGGCTTATCATCGAGTGCACAAGATAGATACCAAGATCGCCCGCATCTTCAATACCTATGGTCCCAGGATGAGGACCCACGATGGACGGGCGATACCAAATTTCATCACCCAGGCACTCAAAGGGGAGGAGATCACCGTGTTCGGTGATGGAAGTCAGACCCGTAGTTTCTGCTATATCTCTGATATGGTGGAGGGCATCTATCGGTTGATGTTTTCCGATTACAATCTGCCGGTGAACTTGGGAAATCCCAATGAGATGAGTATCCTCGATCTCGCCAAGGTGATCATCAAGTTGACGAAGACGAAGAGCAAGATCCGCTTCCTTCCCTTACCTCAGGACGATCCCAAGGTCCGTCAGCCGGATATCTCCACCGCCAGAAAGGAGCTCGGCTGGGAACCGAAGGTCCCCTTGGAGAAGGGGCTTAAGGAGACGATAAAGTACTTTCGCTCGGTGCTCGATAGATGA
- a CDS encoding undecaprenyl-phosphate glucose phosphotransferase, translated as MRRQPSWIKIGLLAGDLLITNFAFIASYFIRFRLFPVWKGVPPFSQYLRFLPLISIILPLIFFYQGLYKPRRERTKIADIFGIAIGVIASVVIMLGLLLYYRIYYQYQPEVAPRYEISQLVLAIFLVLDISFLYLFRRAVRRHLEEAWRKGLYLQRVVIAGAGDLGRALADRILVHDELGLKVIGFLDDDPKKQATSYHNIPVLGELAKFSQLVKKHQIDKLYVALPLRAHEKTLTLIKEAYKEGIDVYLIPDLLEFIALKAEMEELGGLPVINLCSIPLGGWKSLIKRAMDIVIAIFGLIIMLVLLPLIAIAIKIDSEGPVFYKQKRMGLDGRVFTLYKFRSMYKDAERETGPVWAKENDPRCTRVGRFLRRYSLDELPQFYNVLKGDMSVVGPRPERPEFVTDFKERIPQYMLRHKVKSGITGWAQVNGWRGNTSLKKRIEHDIYYIENWSLTFDLKIIWLTFLHLFRQRNAY; from the coding sequence ATGCGGCGCCAGCCTTCCTGGATAAAGATTGGGTTATTGGCCGGCGATCTTTTGATCACAAATTTTGCTTTTATCGCCTCTTATTTTATCCGTTTTCGTCTGTTTCCAGTATGGAAGGGAGTTCCTCCCTTCTCGCAGTATCTCAGATTCCTACCTTTGATCTCGATCATTTTACCTCTGATATTCTTCTATCAGGGGCTTTATAAACCTCGAAGGGAGAGGACCAAGATAGCTGATATTTTCGGCATCGCTATTGGAGTGATCGCCTCAGTGGTGATTATGCTTGGCTTGCTCCTTTATTATCGTATTTATTACCAGTACCAGCCCGAGGTTGCTCCTCGCTATGAGATATCACAGCTCGTCTTGGCGATATTCTTGGTGCTCGATATTTCCTTCCTTTATCTCTTCCGTCGAGCGGTCCGTCGTCATTTGGAGGAAGCTTGGCGTAAGGGGCTTTACCTCCAGCGGGTGGTTATCGCCGGTGCTGGTGATTTGGGTAGAGCCCTTGCGGACAGGATACTCGTCCACGATGAACTTGGGTTGAAAGTGATCGGGTTCCTCGATGATGATCCGAAGAAACAAGCTACTTCCTATCACAATATCCCGGTTTTGGGAGAGTTGGCTAAATTTTCCCAGTTGGTCAAAAAGCACCAGATAGATAAGCTTTATGTGGCTTTGCCCCTTCGAGCCCATGAGAAGACACTTACTCTGATAAAGGAAGCATACAAGGAAGGGATCGATGTCTATCTCATCCCCGATCTCTTGGAGTTTATTGCCTTAAAGGCGGAGATGGAGGAGTTAGGAGGGCTTCCAGTAATAAACCTCTGTTCCATTCCCCTCGGAGGATGGAAAAGCCTTATCAAACGGGCGATGGATATCGTGATCGCCATCTTTGGGCTTATTATTATGCTGGTTCTTCTTCCCCTAATTGCCATCGCCATAAAGATCGATTCCGAGGGTCCAGTGTTCTACAAGCAGAAGCGGATGGGACTTGACGGGAGGGTATTTACCCTGTATAAATTCCGTTCGATGTATAAGGATGCGGAGCGAGAGACCGGTCCTGTTTGGGCGAAGGAGAACGATCCTCGATGTACCCGGGTGGGGCGGTTCTTACGGAGATATAGCCTCGATGAGCTTCCCCAATTCTACAATGTCCTGAAGGGAGATATGAGCGTGGTGGGACCACGACCGGAAAGGCCCGAGTTCGTCACTGATTTCAAGGAAAGAATACCGCAATATATGTTGCGGCACAAGGTTAAGTCGGGGATAACCGGTTGGGCTCAGGTGAATGGGTGGCGAGGGAATACTTCCCTTAAGAAGAGGATAGAGCATGATATCTATTACATTGAGAACTGGTCGCTCACCTTCGACCTGAAGATCATCTGGTTGACCTTTTTACACCTTTTCCGTCAGAGGAATGCTTATTGA
- a CDS encoding glycosyltransferase, translated as MKVALIHDWLTGMRGGERVLEVFCELFPDAKIFTLLYIAGRLTPRIEGMEIETSFIDRLPFSSRIYRHYLPLFPAAVELFDLRGYDLIISISHCVAKGIISPPSSLHICYCLTPMRYAWDQYHHYFGEDRLGFFSRKIVPLFMNYLRTWDVASSRRVDLFVASSKNVKRRIRKYYRREAEVIHPPVDTDFFTPGGEDGGYFLLVSALVPYKRVDLAVATFNQLGLPLLIVGEGPESRRLRKMAKENIRFLGRVSDEKLRELYRGCRALIFPAEEDFGIAPLEAQACGRPVIAYGKGGVLETVIPEETGVLFPEQSVPAMVSAVDKFQRLGFNKEVIRKNALRFSPERFKEGISTFIKEGWERHLKEGEK; from the coding sequence TTGAAGGTAGCACTCATTCACGATTGGCTCACCGGAATGCGGGGTGGGGAGCGGGTGCTCGAGGTTTTCTGTGAACTCTTTCCCGATGCCAAGATTTTCACCTTGCTTTATATCGCGGGTAGGCTCACCCCGAGGATCGAGGGGATGGAGATAGAGACCTCGTTCATAGATCGTCTCCCTTTTTCCTCAAGGATCTACCGCCATTATCTCCCCCTTTTTCCGGCGGCGGTGGAGCTCTTCGATCTCAGGGGGTACGATCTAATAATAAGTATCAGCCACTGCGTAGCCAAGGGGATTATCTCTCCCCCTTCCTCCCTTCATATCTGCTACTGCCTTACTCCAATGAGGTATGCCTGGGACCAGTACCATCACTATTTCGGAGAGGATAGACTTGGTTTTTTCTCCCGGAAGATCGTTCCTCTGTTTATGAACTACTTGAGGACTTGGGATGTCGCCTCGAGCAGGCGGGTGGATCTGTTTGTCGCCTCTTCGAAGAATGTCAAAAGGAGAATAAGGAAATACTACCGCAGGGAGGCAGAGGTGATCCATCCCCCGGTCGATACCGATTTTTTTACCCCTGGGGGGGAGGATGGTGGTTATTTCCTTCTTGTCTCCGCCCTTGTCCCCTATAAGCGGGTTGACTTAGCGGTCGCCACCTTCAATCAACTTGGTCTTCCACTTCTTATAGTGGGTGAGGGACCGGAATCCCGTCGTCTTAGAAAGATGGCTAAGGAGAACATCCGCTTCTTGGGCAGGGTGTCCGATGAGAAGCTGAGGGAGCTTTACCGGGGATGTCGGGCACTCATCTTCCCCGCGGAGGAGGATTTCGGCATTGCTCCCCTCGAGGCACAAGCCTGTGGTCGTCCAGTGATTGCTTATGGAAAGGGTGGGGTACTCGAGACAGTGATCCCCGAGGAAACGGGCGTCCTTTTCCCTGAGCAGAGTGTTCCCGCTATGGTGTCTGCAGTTGACAAATTTCAGCGGTTAGGATTTAATAAAGAAGTTATAAGGAAGAACGCTCTCCGTTTCTCTCCTGAGAGGTTTAAGGAGGGGATTTCTACTTTCATCAAAGAGGGGTGGGAGCGTCATTTAAAGGAAGGGGAGAAATAA
- the purH gene encoding bifunctional phosphoribosylaminoimidazolecarboxamide formyltransferase/IMP cyclohydrolase — MRRIKRAIISVANKNEIIEFAKGLSNLGIELIATGGTAKLLKDAGISLTEVSKITSFPEILGGRVKTLHPRIFGGILAKRSEDSHLAELEKEGIAEIDMIVVNLYPFAEVAKKREATLEELLENIDIGGVSLIRAGAKNFEDVVVIVDPGDYQPILETLKKEDGFIDIETRLKLAQKAFNYTADYDALIAETMERIKIEEGKVKLGEKPSFPHTLRLSLSLKQSLRYGENPHQRAALYIERGETPPYSVVKAEKLQGKELSYNNLADFEAALLLAREFTEPVAVIIKHTNPCGVAIGDDILTAYRRARECDPVSAFGSIIAFNRKVDEKLAVEITSTFVEGVIAPEITEEARAIFSKKKNLRLLRLPMDDLDLKGDKDYKRLVGGLLVQDRDELTWDEEKLQVVTKRKPTEKEMKALYFAWRVVKHIKSNAIVFANEKQTVGIGAGQMSRVDSVKLAAEKARLPLEGTVLASDAFFPFRDGVDAAHQAGATAIVQPGGSIRDEEVIAAADEHGMAMVLTGIRHFRH; from the coding sequence ATGAGAAGGATAAAACGAGCAATCATAAGCGTAGCCAACAAAAACGAAATCATCGAGTTTGCTAAAGGGCTCTCAAACCTCGGGATAGAGTTGATTGCCACCGGCGGAACCGCAAAGCTCCTAAAGGATGCCGGTATTTCCCTTACCGAGGTTTCTAAGATAACCTCCTTCCCTGAGATCCTCGGTGGTAGGGTAAAAACGCTTCATCCGAGGATATTCGGAGGAATACTGGCAAAAAGGAGTGAAGACTCCCACCTTGCTGAGCTCGAAAAGGAGGGAATAGCTGAAATCGATATGATCGTGGTCAACCTCTATCCTTTTGCCGAGGTAGCGAAAAAGAGAGAAGCCACCTTAGAGGAACTCTTGGAGAATATCGATATCGGTGGGGTAAGCTTGATCCGGGCAGGCGCAAAGAACTTTGAGGATGTGGTGGTGATAGTCGATCCCGGGGATTATCAGCCGATCCTCGAAACGCTGAAGAAGGAGGATGGATTTATCGATATAGAAACGAGGCTCAAACTGGCTCAGAAGGCGTTCAACTACACCGCTGACTACGATGCCCTGATCGCGGAAACGATGGAACGGATCAAGATTGAGGAGGGGAAGGTTAAACTTGGTGAAAAGCCATCCTTCCCCCACACCTTGAGGCTAAGCCTCAGCCTCAAGCAAAGCCTCCGCTACGGGGAGAACCCGCACCAGCGAGCTGCCTTATACATCGAGCGAGGAGAAACACCTCCCTACTCGGTGGTAAAGGCGGAGAAACTCCAGGGGAAGGAGCTATCGTACAACAACCTGGCCGATTTCGAGGCGGCACTCCTCCTCGCCCGGGAGTTCACCGAGCCGGTGGCGGTTATCATCAAACATACCAACCCCTGTGGTGTCGCCATCGGTGATGATATCCTCACCGCTTACCGGAGGGCACGGGAGTGCGATCCGGTCTCTGCCTTCGGGAGCATCATCGCCTTCAACCGGAAGGTCGACGAGAAACTCGCGGTTGAGATCACCTCCACCTTCGTTGAGGGGGTGATCGCTCCAGAAATAACCGAGGAGGCGCGAGCCATCTTCAGCAAGAAGAAAAACCTCCGGCTCCTCAGATTACCAATGGATGACCTCGATCTGAAGGGAGATAAGGACTACAAAAGGCTCGTCGGAGGACTTCTGGTTCAGGACCGGGATGAGCTCACCTGGGACGAGGAGAAGCTCCAAGTGGTGACCAAGAGGAAACCGACCGAGAAGGAGATGAAAGCCCTCTATTTCGCCTGGCGGGTGGTAAAGCACATAAAGTCGAACGCCATCGTCTTCGCCAACGAGAAGCAGACAGTGGGAATAGGTGCAGGGCAGATGAGCCGGGTGGATTCGGTAAAGCTGGCAGCGGAAAAAGCTCGGCTTCCCCTTGAAGGCACGGTCCTCGCCTCCGATGCCTTCTTTCCTTTCAGGGACGGGGTGGATGCCGCCCATCAGGCTGGAGCAACCGCTATAGTCCAACCCGGGGGGTCAATAAGGGACGAGGAGGTCATTGCCGCTGCCGATGAGCATGGGATGGCGATGGTGCTTACCGGGATTCGCCACTTCCGCCATTAG
- a CDS encoding RDD family protein — protein MRCPYCGTENEEGQVLCKKCGMMMELNPTDTPAGEGGGETKGSVYPIEEKMKEKGMPTGAKESDWREELRRRVEEIRRKREFEKTLGPEWQEFKIKRAKEEAAKIASTPSEEIKEKKEKEETKKEEILPPLPPLSFEDKQEEKKEEPKAEGKEGELPSFLEATITQEVKPKPSPKDDYRPLDTYQPIGEMEKVGEEVDESFASAPLPEEVAEGERDLIIRGKIVASIIDFIISSSLFAGAFYGVVRLTSVPPLELFTKLPLPLSALYLLINMVYSVFFVSASGQTIGRMIAGIRVVSEDYDRVSFFRAFLRWFGGLISSLPLLLGHLFTLSDPEARGIPDKLASTRVELLIR, from the coding sequence ATGAGGTGCCCCTATTGTGGTACGGAGAATGAAGAGGGGCAGGTCCTCTGCAAGAAATGCGGGATGATGATGGAGCTTAACCCCACCGATACTCCGGCAGGGGAGGGTGGCGGGGAGACGAAAGGCTCTGTCTATCCCATTGAAGAGAAGATGAAGGAGAAGGGGATGCCCACCGGGGCTAAGGAGAGCGATTGGCGAGAGGAACTACGGCGAAGGGTAGAGGAGATAAGGAGGAAGCGCGAGTTTGAAAAGACCCTTGGTCCTGAGTGGCAGGAGTTCAAGATCAAACGGGCAAAGGAGGAAGCGGCCAAGATAGCCTCTACGCCTTCTGAGGAAATTAAGGAGAAGAAGGAAAAGGAGGAGACGAAGAAGGAAGAAATACTTCCTCCCCTTCCTCCACTTTCCTTTGAGGACAAACAGGAAGAAAAAAAAGAGGAGCCAAAGGCGGAGGGGAAAGAAGGTGAACTTCCTTCTTTCTTAGAAGCTACTATAACTCAAGAGGTTAAGCCGAAGCCCTCCCCAAAGGATGACTATCGTCCATTAGATACCTACCAGCCAATAGGGGAGATGGAGAAGGTAGGGGAAGAAGTTGACGAATCATTCGCCTCCGCTCCCCTTCCTGAGGAGGTGGCCGAAGGAGAACGCGATCTCATAATTCGGGGGAAGATAGTTGCCTCCATCATCGATTTCATCATCAGCTCTTCTTTATTTGCGGGTGCCTTCTATGGGGTGGTGAGGCTTACCTCCGTTCCTCCCCTGGAACTCTTTACTAAGTTGCCCCTACCTCTTTCTGCCCTTTATCTCCTTATTAATATGGTCTATTCGGTGTTCTTTGTCTCTGCCTCGGGCCAGACCATTGGAAGGATGATAGCTGGAATCAGGGTTGTGTCCGAAGACTATGACCGGGTGAGCTTCTTCCGTGCCTTTCTTCGCTGGTTTGGCGGGCTAATCTCCTCGCTTCCCCTCCTTCTTGGCCATCTTTTTACTCTATCCGATCCTGAAGCTCGGGGAATACCGGATAAGCTCGCCTCCACCAGGGTAGAGCTTTTAATTAGATAG
- a CDS encoding DUF885 domain-containing protein, which produces MIKKKGITLLLVAMCLLLLFSSIGCKKRKVEKEFNSIVKGFFEEYFKLHPSFATWCGVHKYDAELEDISPESIKKEIAWLEEVKKKLEGLDKDNLSLESRIDYEILKDQVEGRLFSLKELREATWNPLTYTGLVGNSLMELISRDFAPLDERLINAASRIKKLPLFLEHAKSTLTTAPKVHTEVAIKQNQGNLELVTTVIPELAKKASPDVQKKVNDASRMARHAIISFGKYLEENLLKKADKDFRLGEPLYRKKLRYTLGEDVDPDALLSSAKHEVAKVQEEMFDIALPLYKGYFPEKKLPEKISPKVKKEVIRAVLAQIAKNHPKKEELIAKVREFATGIEAFIKEKDLITLDPNQPLIIRATPKFMRGVAIAGMESSGPLEKAKVASFFDVQPIPDDWTKEQVESYLREYNNYALRELIIHEALPGHFVQGYYNKRCPSMVRKVLGNGAMIEGWAVYAERMMIENGYMANDPRMHLIQLKWYLRTIVNSIIDQGVHLRGMSKEEAIRYMVDEAFQEKAEAEGKWVRASLTSAQLSTYFYGVKEVLKLREEYKKKVGVSFKVKEFNERLISYGSPPMKYLRKFLLSEGK; this is translated from the coding sequence ATGATTAAAAAGAAGGGTATAACACTCCTTCTCGTCGCTATGTGTCTCCTTCTTCTTTTCTCCTCCATCGGCTGTAAGAAAAGAAAGGTAGAAAAAGAGTTCAACTCCATCGTTAAAGGCTTTTTCGAGGAGTACTTCAAGCTACATCCATCATTTGCAACCTGGTGTGGGGTCCATAAATATGACGCTGAGCTCGAGGACATCTCTCCCGAAAGCATCAAGAAAGAAATAGCCTGGCTCGAAGAGGTAAAGAAGAAGCTTGAAGGGTTAGACAAAGACAACCTTTCCCTCGAAAGTAGGATCGACTACGAGATATTAAAGGATCAGGTGGAGGGAAGGCTTTTCTCCCTGAAAGAACTGAGAGAAGCAACCTGGAACCCCCTTACCTACACCGGGCTTGTCGGCAATTCATTGATGGAGCTCATAAGCCGTGATTTCGCTCCGCTCGATGAACGGCTGATAAATGCCGCCTCCCGAATAAAAAAACTCCCCTTGTTTCTCGAGCATGCAAAGAGCACCCTGACCACCGCCCCTAAGGTGCACACCGAGGTGGCGATAAAACAAAACCAAGGAAATCTTGAATTGGTGACCACGGTCATCCCCGAGCTCGCCAAGAAGGCATCGCCAGATGTCCAGAAGAAAGTAAACGACGCCTCCCGGATGGCAAGGCACGCCATCATCTCCTTTGGAAAGTACTTAGAGGAAAACCTTCTAAAGAAGGCGGATAAGGACTTTAGATTAGGAGAACCCCTTTATCGGAAAAAACTCCGTTACACCCTGGGCGAAGATGTCGACCCTGATGCCCTCCTCTCCTCTGCCAAACACGAGGTGGCGAAGGTTCAGGAGGAGATGTTCGATATCGCCCTGCCCCTTTACAAGGGATATTTCCCGGAGAAGAAGCTCCCCGAGAAGATCAGCCCAAAGGTCAAAAAAGAGGTCATCCGGGCGGTCCTTGCCCAGATCGCAAAGAACCATCCTAAAAAGGAGGAATTAATAGCCAAAGTAAGGGAGTTCGCCACCGGTATTGAGGCATTCATAAAGGAGAAGGACCTCATCACCCTCGATCCCAACCAGCCCCTTATAATCAGGGCAACACCGAAATTTATGCGGGGGGTGGCGATTGCCGGGATGGAAAGCAGCGGACCATTAGAAAAAGCAAAGGTCGCCTCCTTCTTCGATGTCCAACCGATACCCGATGATTGGACAAAAGAACAGGTGGAATCCTACCTCAGAGAGTACAACAACTACGCTCTTCGGGAGCTCATCATCCACGAGGCGCTTCCAGGACACTTCGTCCAGGGCTACTATAACAAACGATGCCCCTCAATGGTGCGGAAGGTTCTCGGCAACGGGGCGATGATCGAGGGATGGGCGGTCTATGCTGAACGGATGATGATAGAAAACGGATATATGGCGAATGATCCCCGGATGCACCTCATCCAGCTCAAATGGTATCTCCGGACGATCGTCAACTCAATAATCGATCAGGGCGTTCACCTTCGGGGGATGAGCAAGGAGGAAGCTATCCGCTATATGGTGGATGAGGCGTTTCAGGAAAAGGCAGAAGCAGAGGGCAAATGGGTTCGTGCCTCCCTTACCTCGGCTCAGCTCTCCACCTATTTCTATGGAGTAAAGGAGGTGCTAAAGCTGAGGGAGGAGTATAAAAAGAAGGTCGGGGTTTCCTTCAAGGTAAAGGAGTTTAATGAAAGGCTCATCTCCTATGGCTCACCGCCGATGAAATACCTTCGAAAGTTCCTCCTCTCTGAAGGGAAGTAG